The window ATGATCTCAGTCAGGTTGCGGCCCTGGATACGTGTTCTGGCATAATCCAGGGCATACATATAGGCAGCGGTGGCACAGGCAAAACCCTGAACCCCTACGAGCAGCCGGGCTGCATTCATCATTAAAAACATGGCTTTCATACCTTTATTCTCTTCACCCAGAAGAGTGCCCACACAAGCACCTTTGGATCCCAGTGACAAGGAACAGGTTGAGTTGCCGTGAATGCCCATTTTATGCTCAATTCCGGTGCAGATGACATCGTTGAACTCGCCCAGGGAACCATCCTTGTTCACCCGAAATTTGGGAACCAGAAAAAGGGAGATGCCCTTGGTACCGGCAGGGGCACCTTCAATGCGCGCCAACACGGGGTGGATGATATTTTCTGCCAGATCATGTTCACCACCGGAGATAAAAATCTTTTCACCCACAATGTTGTAAGTACCGTCTTGGTTGGGGATGGCCTTGGTGGTCAATGCCCCAACGTCGGAGCCTGCACCGGGTTCGGTGAGCAGCATGGTACCTGTCCATTTGCCGGTATACATATTCTTAAGATAGGTGTTTTTCTGTTCTTGGGTACCAAAATGATCAACAAGATGACCTGCCCCCTGGGTAAGGCTGAAGTACATCATGAATGGATAATTGGCGCCGTTGAAATATTCAGCTGCTGCCGCGGCAACGGTAAAAGGCATGCCCTGGCCACCCCATTCCGGATCTTCGGTGGGGGCCAGCCATTCCCCTTCATTGAACAGATCAAATACACGCTTGAAAGACGGAGGCGTCGTGACCTTGCCGTTTTCAAGGGTGCAGCCGACTTCATCCCCTTCCTTACTTATGGGCAAAAGCTCCTTGATTGCCAGATTTTTTGCCTCTTTAATAACCATATCAATGGTTTTTTTATTAAAGTCAGCATAATTGTCGTTCAGCTCCGCCAGGGTCTGCGCCTCAAGCATCTCGTGAACAACAAAATCAATGTCCCGCTGGTCGGAAATTACCTGTGCCATGTGTCCTCCTTAATAGGGGGATTGTTAATGAACAAACCCTCACTATGCCATTGTATTAATATCATGAATCTCCGCTATCACCCGCACGTGTATTTTTTTGTTTATTATCTTTTAATTACAGAACATTATAAAAAAATAGCCTTTTCCTCTATATTTGGGACCCGCAGGAAGTCTCATAATGAACATTAATTCATTGCATTAATCTTTCTTTTTAGTCAAGAAATTTTTGCATACCACAACAGTGGCATGGCTTGGTGCAAACAAATTGATACGCCATCATTCCCTTAACCCTGGCCCTGATCTTACCTTAAATAAAAGGTATTAAACCAGGAGCCGGGTCAAGTGAATGAACAAGAAAAATGCGGGATTGTTTTTTGGCTGAAGTCCTCAGACAGAATCGTATGATGGTGTTGGGGAGGGAATTTTTCCATTGAAGGGTGATTCAGGTCAGGTAAAGCGGTTGTGAAGCCCCCCGGCACCTATTTTGCGTTGTCGGTTTTTATTTTTTCCTTGGCCCGGATCAAATTGAAAAAAGTGCTGTTCACAGGCGTGGGGATGGCATCCTCTTTGCCCATGCGCTCAACAGCACCCGCAAAAACCTCAACTTCAGTTTTCCTATTGGCCTCCATATCCTGGAGCATGGATGTTTTTCCTTCCAGGCCTAAGGTATTGAGCATTGCCATGCACTGATCGATGTCGGATGCGTCAAGATTGATGCCCCGGTGCCGGGCCAGGGCCACCACCTCCTGCATCAACCCGACCATCAGCCTTTGAGCCTCAGGAAGATTCCGCAGAATGCCATAGGGCGTTCCAAGCACTGCAGACACCTGATTGACCCCCACGTTAATCATAAATTTCCACCACATAACCCGAATGATATCCGGTGAAATTTCATTGGGAATACCACCCGAATCCAGGGCATTTTTGACCAGTTCCAGGCGATCTTCATCTATGCCATTGAAAAAAACCGGATCATTACCAAAGATAATTCTTCCCGGATTGGCATAGGTAAAACAATTGTTTTCATGCACGGCATCAATCCCCACGGCAATGGCCGGAACGATTTTCTCCAGGCCGCAGGCATGGCCGAGCAATTTTTCACTTTCAAGCCCGTTCATCACCGAAAGAATCAGGGTGTCCGGCCCGGTCAATGCCTTAATATCTTGCAGTACCGGTTGTGTCAGATGGTGGTGTTTCAAGGCGACCAACACCAGATCAAAGGGGCAATCCACCCGGTCGGGATGCGCCACGGGAATCTTGTAGTCACGGCCGTTAACGGTTATGACAGCACCATCAAGACGGTTAAATCGATCCCCCCGGGCTGTAAAATAAACACCAAGATCTGAGTTGTCCGTAAATAAACCGGCATAGGCCGCGCCCATGGCTCCGGCCCCGAATATTGCTATTTTTTCTATGGATTTCAACATGTTTTCAGACTTATTTAAGGTTTATCAATTTCACAGGCAGCAGTTATACCAGCTTACGCCGATTATAAAAAGTTGATTTTGCATGAAAAAAATGATTTAAACCTGAACATACAATTAACAAGGAATTAAATTATGTCAGCTGAAAAAAATATATGTCCCAAATGTAATTCACCCTACGCCTATTCCGATGGACTCCTGTGGATCTGCCCGGAATGTACTCATGAGTGGACACCTGATCAGGCCCCTGATACACAATCGGAAGACGGACCACGATTCCTTGATGCCAACGGGACGCCATTGCAGGATGGAGATACAGTCACCACTGTTAAAGACCTTAAGGCTGGGAAGGACACAATCAAATTGGGTACAAAGGTCAAAAACATCAAGCTGCTTGACGACCCGGTAAATGGCCATGATATTTCCTGTAAGATTGCAGGATTCGGGGCCATGTACCTTAAATGTTCTGTTGTTAAAAAGGCGTAAAGACCGATCCCAACTCTGATTTTGCCCTGAATGGCAGCTCATTTTGAATCAGTATTCCGGTCCGGGTGCCCCCGGACAAAGTGACCTCGTCAAGGTTCAGCGCCCCAAGTACCAGCGATGGTAATGCTGTGGTATAGTTCTATTTCTCTCAATTCATCGTTGGAATCGGATTTCAATGCGTTGGCTTGTTTGCCCACGCAATGGGTATTGCCAGGCAACCAATAAAAACAGAAAGGAAAAATACAATGAAAAAACAAGGTATTAAATTAGGTCTATCCCTGATGTTTTTGGTATTGTTTTTCTGTATCGCATCTCCGTGTGCTGCGATACAGTTTGGCGGCAAGGTTGAGCATTTCAGTGCCGACAGTGTCACCATTGATCCCTCCGGCAAGGTTATGAATACAGGAAAAATATATGTGTCCGGACCGGTTATGAGAATGGATGGTATAGGTGGGATGATGGGCCGGGGAATGGGTGGAAAAACGCCGGATATATCCATTCTTACATTTAAGAATCAAAAAACAATGTATTTTTATAACCACGACAAAAAACTGGTATACCAGGGGCCGTTGGAAGAAGAAGATATGCTGCCGGGATATAAAGCCATGGGGGATGTGGTATCTGAAAAAGTCCTGGGAGAGGAGAAGGTATCAGGTTACAAATGTGTTAAAAAGCAGATCGTCACCAGCACAAATATAATGGGGATGAACCAAAAAAGCACCCTGACTGTCTGGGAGAACGATAGGTTTGAAGCTCCTTTAAGAACCATGACCGATGGCGGGGCCATCAATGAACTTCGCAACATCAAGGAAGGCAAACCACCTGCAAAATTATTAAGGCTGCTGCCCGGGTATAAAAAAGTGGGGAATATGATGGCGGTCATGGGAGTCGATTTTGGTGCCATGAGGGATCAGAACCAGAAGGGAAGAGACGGCGGGGGGCGGAACGTGCAGGACTCGCCCCGGTCCAGGACTAAAAAAAATCGGAATGGCCAGACAACAAATCCGCAAACCCGGGAAAACATGAATGTCAACGACATGATGGCCCAGATGAATGAAGCCATGGGTGACCAGATGGATCCCGAAGAAAAAAAGCAGTTGATGGCCATCATGGCCAATGCCATGAACAAAGCAAAAAACACAAAAGAGGGTACCGGGGCTGCAAAAAAGATCTGGCAGTTCATTCCCCAGCGGCAGGGAGATCAGATCGGAGCTGAACTGAAAACAACAAATGTGCTGACAGTTACCATGGGAACCAGGGCAGACTTGATGTCCGTATTCACTTTTTATAAAACAAAGCTGGCGTCCCAGGGGTGGCAGGACCGGGGTATGTTTCTGCAGAGCGGGGAAGGCCATCTAAGCATGTCAAAGGCAGATATGACCTTGAGCATTTCTTCGGCAGACAACCCGGGCTTACAGGGCAGCTATGCTAACTTTTACATAATGCAGCTGACCGGTCCGGATTTATAGCCGAACAACACACTATTCAAGTTTAAAGGATTTGATTTTACGCCATAACGAAACCCGGTCAATTTCCATGATTTCCGCAGCCCGGGTTTTGTTCCAGCTGGTTTGTTCCAGAACCCACTGGATATACCGCTTTTCCTGCTCCTTCATGGTGGGAATTTTTCCTTCCGGGGCTGTGCGGTAAATTTCAATGGCCATCTGGGTAAGATGGTCGGGAAGTGCCTCGGGATGGATGACCTCGCTGTTTTCCATAGCCACGGCCCGTTCTATGATATTTTCAAGTTCCCGGACGTTTCCCGGCCAGGTGTAATTCACAAGAAAATCCATGGTGGTCCGGTCGATCTCCTTAATACTTTTTCCCATATCCCGATTTTTCTTTGCCAGAAAATGATAGGCCAGCAGGGGAATATCTTCTTTTCTGTCTGCAAGTGCCGGCAATATGATGGATGCCACGTTGAGACGAAAATAAAGATCCTGGCGGAAATGGCCCTTATCAACCTCCTGGCGCAGATCCCGGTGGGTGGCCGCAACAAATCTTAAATCCACGTCTATGGTCTGGGTGCTGCCCACCCGCATGATCTCTTTTTCCTGGATCACCCGCAGGATCTTGACCTGCATGGAGGGCGGCATATCTCCGATTTCATCAAAAAACACAGTGCCCTGATCGGCAACCTCGAACAGGCCTTTTTTGGTTTTCATGGCACCGGTAAAAGCCTCTTTCTCATGGCCAAAAAGCTCATTGGCCATGAGATCTTCCGAAAATGAGCCGCAGTTAAAGGCCACCATCTCATGATTCTTCCGGCTGGAAAGACTGTGAATTGCCCTTGCCACGAGCTCTTTGCCAGTGCCGCTTTCACCTAAAATCAACACGGAGATATCGGTCTGGGCCACCTGGGCAATGGTCTTTTTCACCTGGAGCATGGGTGCACTGTTACCGATGATGTCAGGCAGTTTTGCCCTCTGGTCAAGCTGCTTTCTCAAAGCCTGATTTTCCACTTGAAGGGATCGTTTGAGAAGAGCCTGCTTGATGATCTGCCGGACCTCGTCTATTTTGTAAGGCTTTGCAATATAATGATAAGCCCCTTCTTTCATAGCGATAACGGCATTGTCCACGGTGGCGTAGCCGGTGATCATGATCACTTCGGAGTGGGGCTGCAGTTCCCGGCAATGTTCAAGGATCTGCATACCGTCAATTTTTTTCATCTTGTAATCGGTGATAATCAGATCAAAGGTTCTGGTTCTCATAAGGTTCAGCCCCTTGGTTCCGCTGTCTACGGCTGACACCTTGTATCCATCCTTGACAAGAATATGTTCAAGGTTTTTAAGAGCGATCTGCTCATCTTCAATTATAAGAATATGTTCCTGCATGGTTCTTCCTTGTGTCAATCCGGCAGACTGACGGTAAATATTGTGCCCTGCCCCAGGCTGGAATTCACGCTGATTGTCCCGCCGTGCTGCTCAATGATACCATGAATAATGGAAAGGCCCAAGCCCGATCCCTTTCCCACTTCCCGGGTGGTGAAAAAAGGGTCAAAAATTCTGGCCAGATGTTCTTCCTTTATCCCTTCGCCCGTATCCTTAACAGTAAAAACAAAGGTGCGGGCCTGGCTGTCCTTGTATGCTGAAATGGTGAGATGTCCCCCTTGCTGATCCTCCATGGCATAGACGGCATTAATGATCAGGTTGAGCAGAACCTGCTGGATACGTCGGGGATCCATGCGGCCCTCAAGATCATCGGGAACACTGATTTCCACCTCAATTTCCGAAGGGATGTCCCCGGAAATCAGGTGCATGGTTTTATTGACCAATTTTTTAAACAGGATCGGTTCAATACTAAAATCACTATGCCTGGAAAAATCAAGCAGGGCCCGGATAATTTCCTTTGAGCGGTGAATCTCCTGTTCCACATTGTCCAGAAGCATCCTTTTATATTCAATATCCGAATCTTCAATTTCCTCCTGGATAATCTGGATACTGGTGGAGATATTGTTCAACGGATTGTTCAGTTCATGGGCAACTCCGGAAGTAAGGGTTCCCAAAGAAGACATTTTCTCTGCCTGTATAAGCTGGGTCTTACGCCGGTCCAGCTCCTCAATCATGTCGTTTAAACTTACGGCCAAAGATTCAAACTCGTCTCCGGTGTTTATTTCCGGAATTTTATCATAATCCCCCTTGGCAATGTGTTTGATCCCGGTTTCAATGGCTTTTAATGGACGGTTGAACTTGATCACCAAAAAAATTGTGGCCAGCACCGTGAGAATAAACAATAAGAACAGGGAAATCATCAGGTATTCCCTGGACCGGTCCAGCAGTTCAAACACCTTTCTTTTTTCTGTTTTCACCACCTGTTCAATATCGGTGGTCAGTTCCCTGCCAAGCTGGGTCACCGTATTTTGAATCTGAAAAGACTGCTCAGAAGATACTGCACCATTTTTATACAGGTTCAACAGGGTTTCCAGGTTGGTGCGGTAGGCATTAATGGACTTCCTGCGTTGCTGAACAGAGGGCTCCTTTGCCACAAGGTCGGGAAACACTTTTTCAATAGATGCCTGCTTTTCATCAATTTTATTGATGTATGACAGGGCCAGGGACAAATCCTTGACATCTTTTCTTAAAAAAAAATTTTTCTCGTAACGGCGGGCTTCCAGAATCGTATCCAGCAGATCCCGCTTCTTTTCTATGAGCACCAGAGTGTTTAACACCGTGGAATTGCTGTAGTGGTTAATAAACCAGATAATGCTGTTCACCA is drawn from uncultured Desulfobacter sp. and contains these coding sequences:
- a CDS encoding DUF4412 domain-containing protein: MKKQGIKLGLSLMFLVLFFCIASPCAAIQFGGKVEHFSADSVTIDPSGKVMNTGKIYVSGPVMRMDGIGGMMGRGMGGKTPDISILTFKNQKTMYFYNHDKKLVYQGPLEEEDMLPGYKAMGDVVSEKVLGEEKVSGYKCVKKQIVTSTNIMGMNQKSTLTVWENDRFEAPLRTMTDGGAINELRNIKEGKPPAKLLRLLPGYKKVGNMMAVMGVDFGAMRDQNQKGRDGGGRNVQDSPRSRTKKNRNGQTTNPQTRENMNVNDMMAQMNEAMGDQMDPEEKKQLMAIMANAMNKAKNTKEGTGAAKKIWQFIPQRQGDQIGAELKTTNVLTVTMGTRADLMSVFTFYKTKLASQGWQDRGMFLQSGEGHLSMSKADMTLSISSADNPGLQGSYANFYIMQLTGPDL
- a CDS encoding acyl-CoA dehydrogenase, with the protein product MAQVISDQRDIDFVVHEMLEAQTLAELNDNYADFNKKTIDMVIKEAKNLAIKELLPISKEGDEVGCTLENGKVTTPPSFKRVFDLFNEGEWLAPTEDPEWGGQGMPFTVAAAAAEYFNGANYPFMMYFSLTQGAGHLVDHFGTQEQKNTYLKNMYTGKWTGTMLLTEPGAGSDVGALTTKAIPNQDGTYNIVGEKIFISGGEHDLAENIIHPVLARIEGAPAGTKGISLFLVPKFRVNKDGSLGEFNDVICTGIEHKMGIHGNSTCSLSLGSKGACVGTLLGEENKGMKAMFLMMNAARLLVGVQGFACATAAYMYALDYARTRIQGRNLTEIMNPDAQSVAIIRHPDVRRQLMVMKSNVEAMRTLIYYLHYCIDMSKYAPTDEEKARYQGFVEVLTPIAKGYVTDRAFEVCSQGMQVYGGYGFIEEYPMAQLLRDVRITMIYEGTNGIQAMDLLGRKLGMKKGKPIMDLFGEMQATIALAKDIAILEKTATKVEEVVNKLAEVAIHMGTTAMSPNVLAAFANAHPFQDAVGDTIFAWMLLWRSVTAATKLEKAKKKDISFYQGVIKSLEFYAQTVLPVTMGRFAALLGTCSVAVDIADDMFPS
- a CDS encoding ketopantoate reductase family protein, with the protein product MLKSIEKIAIFGAGAMGAAYAGLFTDNSDLGVYFTARGDRFNRLDGAVITVNGRDYKIPVAHPDRVDCPFDLVLVALKHHHLTQPVLQDIKALTGPDTLILSVMNGLESEKLLGHACGLEKIVPAIAVGIDAVHENNCFTYANPGRIIFGNDPVFFNGIDEDRLELVKNALDSGGIPNEISPDIIRVMWWKFMINVGVNQVSAVLGTPYGILRNLPEAQRLMVGLMQEVVALARHRGINLDASDIDQCMAMLNTLGLEGKTSMLQDMEANRKTEVEVFAGAVERMGKEDAIPTPVNSTFFNLIRAKEKIKTDNAK
- a CDS encoding HAMP domain-containing sensor histidine kinase — encoded protein: MSFSLRQKISFLFLVFMVVNSIIWFINHYSNSTVLNTLVLIEKKRDLLDTILEARRYEKNFFLRKDVKDLSLALSYINKIDEKQASIEKVFPDLVAKEPSVQQRRKSINAYRTNLETLLNLYKNGAVSSEQSFQIQNTVTQLGRELTTDIEQVVKTEKRKVFELLDRSREYLMISLFLLFILTVLATIFLVIKFNRPLKAIETGIKHIAKGDYDKIPEINTGDEFESLAVSLNDMIEELDRRKTQLIQAEKMSSLGTLTSGVAHELNNPLNNISTSIQIIQEEIEDSDIEYKRMLLDNVEQEIHRSKEIIRALLDFSRHSDFSIEPILFKKLVNKTMHLISGDIPSEIEVEISVPDDLEGRMDPRRIQQVLLNLIINAVYAMEDQQGGHLTISAYKDSQARTFVFTVKDTGEGIKEEHLARIFDPFFTTREVGKGSGLGLSIIHGIIEQHGGTISVNSSLGQGTIFTVSLPD
- a CDS encoding sigma-54 dependent transcriptional regulator, with the protein product MQEHILIIEDEQIALKNLEHILVKDGYKVSAVDSGTKGLNLMRTRTFDLIITDYKMKKIDGMQILEHCRELQPHSEVIMITGYATVDNAVIAMKEGAYHYIAKPYKIDEVRQIIKQALLKRSLQVENQALRKQLDQRAKLPDIIGNSAPMLQVKKTIAQVAQTDISVLILGESGTGKELVARAIHSLSSRKNHEMVAFNCGSFSEDLMANELFGHEKEAFTGAMKTKKGLFEVADQGTVFFDEIGDMPPSMQVKILRVIQEKEIMRVGSTQTIDVDLRFVAATHRDLRQEVDKGHFRQDLYFRLNVASIILPALADRKEDIPLLAYHFLAKKNRDMGKSIKEIDRTTMDFLVNYTWPGNVRELENIIERAVAMENSEVIHPEALPDHLTQMAIEIYRTAPEGKIPTMKEQEKRYIQWVLEQTSWNKTRAAEIMEIDRVSLWRKIKSFKLE
- a CDS encoding zinc ribbon domain-containing protein YjdM, whose product is MSAEKNICPKCNSPYAYSDGLLWICPECTHEWTPDQAPDTQSEDGPRFLDANGTPLQDGDTVTTVKDLKAGKDTIKLGTKVKNIKLLDDPVNGHDISCKIAGFGAMYLKCSVVKKA